GGCTTTAAGGGTGAATATTTTAAAGGAATAAATTTTAATGAAAAGTTATTTGAACGGATAGACAGTAATATCACGTTTAGTAATCCCACCTCTTTCAAGGTCATTACTGCAGGGAGTACTCAACTGAATGAAGTATTTTCCGTAAGATGGACTGGCCGTATCAAAGCTACTGTGAGTGGTAAGTATACCATTAGAACGGCATCTGATGACGGTGTTCGTTTATGGGTCAACGATAGTCTGTTTATAGATGACTGGAGGATACATGGTACCAATGTTACCCAGAACTATGTTTATCTGGAAGCTGGCCAGGTTTACAGGGTGAGGGTTGATTTTTATCAGAACAAAGGAGATGCGAACCTGAATGTTAAGTTTACCAGTCCTGAAGGGGATCTCTGGTCGCATAATTTCTACCCTCCTGAAAAAGAATCCTTCCAGGCCAGCGATGTATTGACAAAGGAAAAGCGCGTAAACGGTTTCCGTAAGGCGAATCACATTTCAGAAATTGATGTACTTAATCCTGATGGGCGGAAATATACCTATGGTATTCCTGTATACAATTTCAATCAGAAGGATGTTACCTTTTCTGTAGATCATGCGAAAGGTAATGAGGCAGAAGGTCTGGTGGATTATACGCCCGGAATAGATAATACGACACGTAATTCGCAGGGGAATGATCACTACTTTAATAAGGATGAAATGCCAGCCTATGCGCATTCCTTTCTGCTCACCGGTATTACTTCACCAGATTATGTAGATGTTACAGGGAATGGTATCAGTGATGATGACCTGGGAGAAGCGGTAAGATTTAACTATTCAAAAGTTGCAGGTAAAGAAAAGCCTTATCAGTGGCGCACACCATATTCCGACAGTGCCAGCCTCAATCCGGGTATGCGCACCGATGATCGTGACGACAAAGGAAGTTATGTTTATGGAGAAAAAGAACTCTGGTACCTGAACTCTATAGAGTCGAAAAATATGATTGCCACCTTCAAGGTGAGTAATCGTGAAGATCTTCTCGCAATTGATGAAAACGGTCATAAGATCCAGAATCATCTGGCAAAAAAACTAGATGAAATCAATCTGTATACCAAGGCTGATTTCCTGAAATATGATACGCTGGCTACGCCGGTGAAAACGGTGCATTTTGAATATGCTTATGACTTATGTCGGGGTGTAAATGGAGCGGTGAATGATTCCGGAAAACTGACACTGAAAAAAGTATGGTTTACCTATAATGGCAATAAAAAAGGGCAAAGAAATCCTTATGTATTTAATTACAATGCCAGGAATCCGACTTTTAACCCTAAATCAAATGACCGTTGGGGCACCTATAAGGATCCGGGCCAGAACCCGGGAGCTGCGGCGGATAAGTTAGTTACCAACGCAGATTATCCCTATGCATTGCAGGATAGTTCAGTAGCTGCTGCCAACGTGGCCGCCTGGACGTTGGACTCTATTCACCTTCCTTCCGGAGGAAGAATAAAAGTAAATTACGAGAGTGACGACTATGCCTATGTACAGAATAAAATTGCTGCACAGATGGTACGTCTTGTAGGATTTTCTGCAACCATGCCTACTTCTATGCAGGGTGTTGTAAATAGTATGTACAATACAAAAGAAGATTTCAGGTATGTGGTCGTAAGAACACCATGGGAGATTAATGATGATAATGCTTTCTCTGTTATACCTGACAACAAGCAATTGTATTTCCGTTTGTTTGTCAATATGCCTTCCGACAAATGGGGAAGCGGTGGAGAGTATGTTCCATGTTATGCTACTGCAACAGGAAAGACCCAGGTGATTGGTAAAAACTTAGTGGCAATTGAAATTACCGGAATAAAGGCAGATGGTACATTAAATGGTCCTTACAGCCCGCTGGTAATGACTGCCATTCAATTTCTTCGTTTAAATCTGCCGTCAAAAGCATATCCGGGATCTGACGTAGGAGATGACCTGAGTTTGTCTGATATGGTGAAGATTGTCTTTTCTCAGGCTACCAATATTAAAGATGCTTTCAGAAGATTTGATGCAATCGCAAGAGATAATAAATGGGCAAGAGATATAGATACCTTGCATTCCCTGGTGCGTATCAACAACGTTACCGGTAAAAAGTATGGTGGTGGCGTAAGGGTGAAGAGTGTGTTAATATATGACCATTGGAACCAAATGACTGGTCAGAAAGAATCAGTTTATGGAAATGAGTATAAGTATACTACTTTCCTGAACGACGATCCAAATATTGAAATCAGCAGTGGTGTTGCTGCATATGAGCCGGCGTTGGGAGGTGAAGAAAATCCATTCCATAATCCGATTCCGTTTTTTGAAAAGGCAGCGCTCTTTGCACCTACCAATATGGGTTATACTGAGGAACCATTAGGCGAAGGGTTCTTCCCGGGGGCTACAGTAGGGTACCGAAAAGTTCAGATAAGATCTATTCATGGTGCAGGTAAGAAGTCGGCTGCCGGATTTACAGAGAAATGTTTCTATACCTCTTATGAGTATCCGACAATCGTTACCCGTACTCCGCTGAAAGAATACTCCTATCAGCCGAAGATTGCAAATTTCCTGAAAGTAAATGCCAAACACTATCTTACGCTATCACAAGGCTTTGATGTAGAGTTGAATGACATGACTGGTAAAGTAAGGTCTGAAGCAATATATGGAGAAGAGGATGATCGAACACCTATAACTATAACTACCACAAATTATAAGTCTGATTATTTTGAAGGAAAATCGCTGAAGCTGAATAATTATGCTGATGTAGCTGACAGGCAGGGTGGTATTAGGGGTAATGCGGTGTTAGGTGTTGATGTGGAGTTAATGACAGATATGCGCGAGCAGATATCAATTACCAGCAGTAGCAATCTGAATGTCAACGGCGTACTTTTCACTTTCTTTATTCCTCCGGTACTGGCACTTCCATTTATTATTCCAATGGGACAGCATGAGACCAATATGTTCCACTCTTATGCCGCCACTAAAGTTATCAACAGACATGGAATTGTATCCAATATTGTTACAGTAGATAAAGGAAGCAAGGTTGTAACATCAAATGTGATATTCGATGCAGAAACAGGTGCGCCGATTGTAACAAAAATAGAAAATGAATTTGAGGATCCTATATTCAGTACGTCTTACCCTGCATCATGGGCGTATGATGGCATGTCAGGCGCCTACCAGAATATTGGAGTGGTGGCTGATGGTGTCACGTTCAGGGATGGTCGCTTAACAGAAGGTCTGACACAGGCAGAAGTGGTTAAGTTATTTAGTGCAGGAGATGAAGTCTTGGTATATTCCCGAAATGCAATAGATCAGAATGGCTGTACTCCACAGCTGGCTTCCTTCCCTGGAAATGCGATACTGACAGTATTAGATACTGCTCAGTATACAACGCCATCGCAATTCTTCTTTATGACTAAGGATGGCCGTCCATTTACAGGTTATGATGTATCATTGAAAATTGTTCGTTCCGGCAGAAGGAATATACAAGAGACGATTGGTACGGTGGTGTCAATGGAAGATCCTCACAATTGGGCCGGAAACCTGATCCCCGACTCTACCTCCAATGTAATTAATGCATCAGCTGCTCAATATGGCCAGTTCTGGAAGGTGAGAGATAGCCGGAGAGGTGCACCGGGTACAGTTTGCGTGGCTACAAAATATCAGGATTGTACAACAACGGGTACCTCTTCCCTGCTGAAGACACAGGGAGCAAGTTTGAAGGTAGCAGCACCTGCTATTGCTGAAACCGTCGATAGTATTGCCCGGATGGTGCATACCGCTAACGGACCTAAAATTGTAATGTCGGCATTATCGACAAGTACTGCTAAAGCTGCTGCAGCGCAGCCTCAATCGCTCGCTGCACAATCTACTTCCGGTATTTCCTGCACTTGTTCCTGTATTAAACCGCTGTTCGATTATTTGTTGAATCAGAAGCGACTTTTCATGAGGAGAAGCGATAATATGACCGTGCAGCAAGTGGTAAATGCCGCAAATGCAGCAGGATATAGTGTTTCCATCTCTGATTGTCCACTTTTAGCTAAGAATGCCAATAAGCTGTTCTATGCCCTCACTACAAACCCGGTTGATACAATATACAAAGCACAAATTGGTGATTGTCTGCTCTCTATCAGATCTACTACTGGTAAAGCAATTCCATTTGCCAACATGAAATCAGGCACCTGCGATGCTACTACCGGATTGAATTTCTCAGCAGAGTCAGATCCGGTGTCACTTTCCCTTACACCTACCAGTGGTATGAATGTGTATTTCCGTGACGATGTTTCTACTGACGCCTGGGCAGATTGGAACCCGACGAAAATTAAAGGCAGCTGGGGAATTCCGCTGACTTATCAGTCGAACCCTGCTACTATCATGACTTCTGTAGTTAAATTCGGTGGTATCAGTGTAATTAACCCTACAGCGGTAATTCTTGATGCTAAGGTGACTTTCAGTGCAGCGGCAGAAGGATTTAATCCACCTGCTATCACCAACGCACATACGCTTTCTGATGATAATCCATATGGAGACGTGGTGTTTGTTGGTTTACCTACCAAAGCATGGACTACCAGCTCCGATCTGAATATGTTCAGAGATGTTACCACGCCATGGACGCATCCACAGATAAGCAGTCCGTTCCAGAATTTACAGATTAGTGCTAAGCCTTTTGTAGAAGCATGGTTAAGAAAACCTGCCGGTAACGTCGGTATGATTATGACCAGCTATAATGACGGTGGTTCAAGTTACTTCGCATTCAATGGTCTTAATATCTCCACTGAGACTAATAAACCAAAACTGGATGTAACCTATAAAGACACAATGAGCGCCCGTTTGGTTGTAGACAGCTGTGTG
This window of the Chitinophaga sp. Cy-1792 genome carries:
- a CDS encoding PA14 domain-containing protein, whose product is MILALCEKGKKTIAYTMLALIYFEAVIPQFALGAVSRPPVVRLHAAPAGNTDSKKNNIAPVPVPSPAAAVAKVEDKVAETAVEKTESASAFGGPTQPETQAFTSVNGDNMVDLFTGDFSYSIPLIDVGGYPVALGYNSGVSMDQEASWTGLGWNINPGTVTRNMRGLPDDFNGLDSVTKTMSIKDNKTIGVTAAADAEFVGVPFGVGAQLGIFHNTYRGWGLETGINASINVGEKASGPLSGGLSVTNNSQEGLTISPTLSYSFLEKAVSENGSMSGSLTIGTGYNSRGGMKALQFSGGVRLSKREEVKATESKKQASKSYGTQKNLFSGGISFVYPSFTPTISVPYTSTSYALSIKGGLAYKFVHPNFSLSGYVSNQFIADEDTTAIRAAYGYLNYQNANGNAEALLDYNREKEMPYRAKPKPSNIAIPSYTYDVFNISGEGTGGMFRAFRSDIGYVYDHHMRTRDNALSGGIDLGTGDLAHMGADINYTHAFTESGPWLAANPLAELFAFRKSNKDFEASYFKNPAEISTGDWDNFYSGLNFLDIWEPQIDNSNDIAGTSSSMAYIPDKWYSHRYWEMTPDNVVRRTRDKRSQVISYLTAKEAALAGQVKYIDNYQLNRYRISNCDDVTDDTQIPGTGFKGEYFKGINFNEKLFERIDSNITFSNPTSFKVITAGSTQLNEVFSVRWTGRIKATVSGKYTIRTASDDGVRLWVNDSLFIDDWRIHGTNVTQNYVYLEAGQVYRVRVDFYQNKGDANLNVKFTSPEGDLWSHNFYPPEKESFQASDVLTKEKRVNGFRKANHISEIDVLNPDGRKYTYGIPVYNFNQKDVTFSVDHAKGNEAEGLVDYTPGIDNTTRNSQGNDHYFNKDEMPAYAHSFLLTGITSPDYVDVTGNGISDDDLGEAVRFNYSKVAGKEKPYQWRTPYSDSASLNPGMRTDDRDDKGSYVYGEKELWYLNSIESKNMIATFKVSNREDLLAIDENGHKIQNHLAKKLDEINLYTKADFLKYDTLATPVKTVHFEYAYDLCRGVNGAVNDSGKLTLKKVWFTYNGNKKGQRNPYVFNYNARNPTFNPKSNDRWGTYKDPGQNPGAAADKLVTNADYPYALQDSSVAAANVAAWTLDSIHLPSGGRIKVNYESDDYAYVQNKIAAQMVRLVGFSATMPTSMQGVVNSMYNTKEDFRYVVVRTPWEINDDNAFSVIPDNKQLYFRLFVNMPSDKWGSGGEYVPCYATATGKTQVIGKNLVAIEITGIKADGTLNGPYSPLVMTAIQFLRLNLPSKAYPGSDVGDDLSLSDMVKIVFSQATNIKDAFRRFDAIARDNKWARDIDTLHSLVRINNVTGKKYGGGVRVKSVLIYDHWNQMTGQKESVYGNEYKYTTFLNDDPNIEISSGVAAYEPALGGEENPFHNPIPFFEKAALFAPTNMGYTEEPLGEGFFPGATVGYRKVQIRSIHGAGKKSAAGFTEKCFYTSYEYPTIVTRTPLKEYSYQPKIANFLKVNAKHYLTLSQGFDVELNDMTGKVRSEAIYGEEDDRTPITITTTNYKSDYFEGKSLKLNNYADVADRQGGIRGNAVLGVDVELMTDMREQISITSSSNLNVNGVLFTFFIPPVLALPFIIPMGQHETNMFHSYAATKVINRHGIVSNIVTVDKGSKVVTSNVIFDAETGAPIVTKIENEFEDPIFSTSYPASWAYDGMSGAYQNIGVVADGVTFRDGRLTEGLTQAEVVKLFSAGDEVLVYSRNAIDQNGCTPQLASFPGNAILTVLDTAQYTTPSQFFFMTKDGRPFTGYDVSLKIVRSGRRNIQETIGTVVSMEDPHNWAGNLIPDSTSNVINASAAQYGQFWKVRDSRRGAPGTVCVATKYQDCTTTGTSSLLKTQGASLKVAAPAIAETVDSIARMVHTANGPKIVMSALSTSTAKAAAAQPQSLAAQSTSGISCTCSCIKPLFDYLLNQKRLFMRRSDNMTVQQVVNAANAAGYSVSISDCPLLAKNANKLFYALTTNPVDTIYKAQIGDCLLSIRSTTGKAIPFANMKSGTCDATTGLNFSAESDPVSLSLTPTSGMNVYFRDDVSTDAWADWNPTKIKGSWGIPLTYQSNPATIMTSVVKFGGISVINPTAVILDAKVTFSAAAEGFNPPAITNAHTLSDDNPYGDVVFVGLPTKAWTTSSDLNMFRDVTTPWTHPQISSPFQNLQISAKPFVEAWLRKPAGNVGMIMTSYNDGGSSYFAFNGLNISTETNKPKLDVTYKDTMSARLVVDSCVTCEVLPTASCYSAITDTSVNPYTYNVAGVWRPMKGFVYMGSRTPAAIRTPVNTNIREDGTIQSFVPFWTRNSDKLLVPQYDTMKWRWAEEKTLYNSHGYELETRNPLGIYSSMNYGFDYSLPVSVSQNAQYRETGNEGFEDYDFEVASCDAGACKVPRNFDFSGYKNLFSTAESHTGRYSIKIPGGGSAGITANVTSGNAAGFGLIANMQTDACTTMPTLKSMRVNNNVLLPAFAPTVGKRQLVSGWVKEGQTCNCTTYEHSRVVVVIATQSGNVTVTARPSGPIIEGWQRFEQIVDIPLNATAITFSMEATDSNVPVYFDDIRLHPYNANMKSFIYSPMNLRLIAELDANNFATFYEYDDDGVLIRVKKETERGIKTIKESRDGLLKED